From a region of the Syngnathus typhle isolate RoL2023-S1 ecotype Sweden linkage group LG12, RoL_Styp_1.0, whole genome shotgun sequence genome:
- the trappc13 gene encoding trafficking protein particle complex subunit 13 isoform X1, whose translation MDVSQAKQEHLLALKVMRLTKPTLFTNLPVTCEERDLPGDLFGRLMRDDPSTIKGAETLMLGEMLTLPQNFGNIFLGETFSSYISVHNDSSQVVKDILVKADLQTSSQRLNLSASNSAVAELKPECCIDDVIHHEVKEIGTHILVCAVSYTTQHGEKLYFRKFFKFQVLKPLDVKTKFYNAESDLSSVTDEVFLEAQIQNITTSPMFMEKVSLEPSMMYNVTELNTVTHQDHGVSTFGKMSYLQPMDTRQYLYCLTPKPEYAEKAGVIKGVTVIGKLDIVWKTNLGERGRLQTSQLQRMAPGYGDIRLSMEVIPDTVNLEEPFDIRCKITNCSERTMDLLVDMINTSSIHWCGVSGRALGKLSPGASLSLDLTLLASVQGLQSISGLRLTDSFLKRTYEYDDVAQVCVVCPS comes from the exons ATGGATGTAAGTCAGGCCAAACAGGAACATCTGCTTGCATTAAAAG taATGCGGCTGACAAAACCAACTCTGTTTACCAACCTGCCAGTGACATGTGAAGAGCGAGACCTCCCAG GCGACCTCTTTGGGCGCCTCATGCGAGATGATCCGTCCACTATCAAGGGCGCAGAGACGCTAATGCTGGGCGAGATGCTAACATTGCCGCAGAACTTCGG TAACATCTTCTTGGGCGAGACCTTCTCTAGCTACATCAGCGTGCACAATGACAGCAGTCAGGTGGTCAAAGACATTCTGGTTAAG GCTGACTTGCAGACCAGCTCTCAGAGACTTAACCTGTCGGCGTCCAACTCGGCCGTAGCCGAACTCAAACCCGAGTGCtgcattgatgatgtcatccatcATGAAGTCAAAGAGATTGGAACACATAT CCTGGTGTGCGCCGTGAGCTACACTACACAGCACGGAGAGAAGCTCTACTTCCGCAAGTTCTTCAAATTCCAG GTCCTCAAGCCCTTGGATGTCAAGACCAAGTTCTACAATGCCGAG AGTGACCTCAGTTCTGTG ACGGACGAAGTGTTCCTGGAGGCCCAGATCCAGAACATCACCACGTCGCCCATGTTCATGGAGAAGGTGTCGCTGGAGCCGTCCATGATGTACAACGTGACCGAACTCAACACCGTCACCCACCAAGACCACGG GGTTTCGACGTTCGGCAAAATGTCATACTTGCAGCCCATGGACACGCGTCAGTACCTCTACTGCCTGACCCCCAAACCGGAGTACGCCGAGAAGGCCGGTGTCATCAAGGGCGTCACTGTTATCGGGAAGTTGGACATCGTGTGGAAGACCaacttgggggagaggggacgCCTGCAGACCAGCCAACTCCAGAGGATG GCTCCAGGCTACGGAGACATCCGCCTGTCCATGGAGGTCATTCCCGACACGGTCAACCTGGAAGAACCGTTTGACATCAGATGTAAAATCACCAACTGCAG cGAAAGGACCATGGACCTTCTTGTGGACATGATCAACACGTCGTCCATCCACTGGTGCGGCGTGTCCGGCCGAGCTCTGGGCAAGCTAAGCCCTGGGGCGTCGCTTTCGCTGGACCTCACGCTGCTGGCGTCCGTCCAGGGTCTCCAG agTATTTCCGGTCTGAGGCTTACAGACTCGTTCCTGAAACGTACGTACGAGTACGACGACGTGGCTCAAGTATGCGTGGTTTGTCCGTCCTAG
- the sgtb gene encoding small glutamine-rich tetratricopeptide repeat-containing protein beta: protein MAVDKRLAFSIVQFLRDQTHGGTLNSDEQESLEVAVQCLETTFKISASDCHLAAPQPLMEIFLNSLLKNDNLLLPATTPSPEDAERAEQLKNEGNNHMKEENYRSAVECYTKAIDLDLRNAVYYCNRAAAHSKLGDYTEATGDCERAIRIDPSYSKAYGRMGLALTAMNKYPEAISYFKKALVLDPDNDTYKSNLKVAEQKQKEVSSPMAAGLGFDMASLINNPAFISMAASVMQNQQVQQLMSGMMANAVGGPGAGVGGLTDISSLIEAGQQFAQQIQQQNPELIEQLRNHIRSRSFSGSAEEHS from the exons ATGGCGGTGGACAAGCGCCTGGCGTTTTCTATCGTACAGTTCCTACGGGATCAGACGCATGGCGGCACGTTGAATTCTGACGAGCAAGAGAGCCTTGAAG TTGCAGTCCAGTGTCTGGAGACCACCTTTAAGATCAGTGCTAGCGACTGCCACCTGGCCGCACCCCAGCCCCTCATGGAGATCTTTCTCAACTCCCTGCTCAAG AATGACAACTTGCTTTTGCCGGCGACAACTCCTTCACCCGAAGATGCGGAACGAGCCGAGCAGCTGAAGAATGAAG GAAACAATCACATGAAGGAGGAGAACTACAGATCTGCGGTAGAGTGCTACACCAAGGCCATAGACCTGGACTTGAGGAACGCCGTCTACTACTGCAACCG GGCGGCCGCTCATAGTAAACTGGGCGACTACACGGAGGCGACGGGCGACTGCGAGCGAGCCATCAGGATCGATCCCAGCTACAGCAAAGCTTACGGAAGGATGGG CTTGGCGCTAACAGCCATGAACAAATACCCCGAGGCCATTTCCTACTTTAAGAAGGCATTGGTGCTGGACCCGGACAACGACACATACAAATCCAACTTGAAGGTGGCTGAGCAGAAGCAGAAGGAAGTCAGCAGTCCC ATGGCAGCCGGTCTGGGATTCGACATGGCCAGTTTGATCAACAACCCCGCATTCATCAGCATG GCAGCCAGTGTGATGCAGAACCAACAGGTTCAGCAACT AATGTCCGGGATGATGGCCAACGCGGTGGGAGGACCGGGCGCCGGAGTGGGAGGACTGACTGACATTTCCAGTCTGATTGAAGC GGGGCAACAGTTCGCCCAGCAGATCCAGCAGCAGAACCCAGAGCTCATCGAGCAGTTGCGCAATCACATTCGAAGTCGATCGTTCAGCGGCAGCGCCGAGGAGCACTCATGA
- the LOC133163591 gene encoding lysosomal membrane ascorbate-dependent ferrireductase CYB561A3-like yields MASSLLTAYHIFCWTSDASVTILWLCLYCGVRARTCWSGDFTMGSRATFYTSLCMCITTGIACVVLVVYWFWRWHGGFAWDGTQAQFNWHPVLMISGLLVLYGLAAVLYRVPWGWSHKKRGWKMLHAGLMLAALILAGVGLHAVFVVHRNLNIPALYSLHSWVGMSAVVTFAWQWFLGLVGFLLPCSAPRLGGALKGIHVWTGQAVLMLTLAACISGINEQLFFALDGVSASAYSSLPVEALLGNMLGVLTVAFSVLVFGILSKTDWQRPNTNTNDEATPILLREEAI; encoded by the exons ATGGCGTCATCCCTCCTGACTGCTTATCACATCTTTTGTTGGACATCTGATGCATCTGTGACAATTCTTTGGTTGTGCCTTTATTGCGGAGTCCGAGCAAGGACGTGCTGGAGTGGAGATTTTACAATGGGATCCAGGGCGACTTTCTACACGTCTTTGTGTATGTGCATCACCACGGGCATTGCGTGCGTGGTCTTGGTTGTCTACTGGTTCTGGCGTTGGCATGGAGGATTTGCCTGGGATGGAACCCAGGCCCAATTCAATTGGCATCCTGTCCTCATGATCAGTGGACTGCTGGTCCTCTATGGCCTCG CCGCCGTTCTCTACCGTGTGCCTTGGGGGTGGTCGCATAAGAAGCGTGGATGGAAGATGCTTCACGCAGGACTCATGCTGGCCGCCCTGATTCTCGCCGGCGTCGGCCTGCACGCCGTCTTTGTCGTGCACCGCAACCTGAACATCCCTGCGTTGTACTCTCTGCACAGCTGGGTGGGAATGAGCGCCGTGGTGACCTTTGCGTGGCAG TGGTTCCTGGGCCTGGTCGGCTTCTTGCTACCGTGTTCTGCGCCGCGTTTGGGCGGTGCCCTGAAGGGCATCCACGTGTGGACGGGACAAGCGGTGCTGATGCTCACTCTGGCTGCCTGCATCAGTGGGATCAACGAACAGcttttttttgcact GGATGGCGTGTCAGCAAGTGCTTACAGCTCCCTTCCTGTGGAGGCGCTGTTGGGCAACATGCTAGGAGTCCTGACTGTGGCGTTCAGTGTTCTCGTGTTCGGAATTCTGTCCAAAACCGACTGGCAACGTCCAAACACCAATACCAATGATGAAGCAACTCca atTTTGCTGAGAGAAGAAGCCATTTAA
- the trappc13 gene encoding trafficking protein particle complex subunit 13 isoform X2, which translates to MDVSQAKQEHLLALKVMRLTKPTLFTNLPVTCEERDLPGDLFGRLMRDDPSTIKGAETLMLGEMLTLPQNFGNIFLGETFSSYISVHNDSSQVVKDILVKADLQTSSQRLNLSASNSAVAELKPECCIDDVIHHEVKEIGTHILVCAVSYTTQHGEKLYFRKFFKFQVLKPLDVKTKFYNAETDEVFLEAQIQNITTSPMFMEKVSLEPSMMYNVTELNTVTHQDHGVSTFGKMSYLQPMDTRQYLYCLTPKPEYAEKAGVIKGVTVIGKLDIVWKTNLGERGRLQTSQLQRMAPGYGDIRLSMEVIPDTVNLEEPFDIRCKITNCSERTMDLLVDMINTSSIHWCGVSGRALGKLSPGASLSLDLTLLASVQGLQSISGLRLTDSFLKRTYEYDDVAQVCVVCPS; encoded by the exons ATGGATGTAAGTCAGGCCAAACAGGAACATCTGCTTGCATTAAAAG taATGCGGCTGACAAAACCAACTCTGTTTACCAACCTGCCAGTGACATGTGAAGAGCGAGACCTCCCAG GCGACCTCTTTGGGCGCCTCATGCGAGATGATCCGTCCACTATCAAGGGCGCAGAGACGCTAATGCTGGGCGAGATGCTAACATTGCCGCAGAACTTCGG TAACATCTTCTTGGGCGAGACCTTCTCTAGCTACATCAGCGTGCACAATGACAGCAGTCAGGTGGTCAAAGACATTCTGGTTAAG GCTGACTTGCAGACCAGCTCTCAGAGACTTAACCTGTCGGCGTCCAACTCGGCCGTAGCCGAACTCAAACCCGAGTGCtgcattgatgatgtcatccatcATGAAGTCAAAGAGATTGGAACACATAT CCTGGTGTGCGCCGTGAGCTACACTACACAGCACGGAGAGAAGCTCTACTTCCGCAAGTTCTTCAAATTCCAG GTCCTCAAGCCCTTGGATGTCAAGACCAAGTTCTACAATGCCGAG ACGGACGAAGTGTTCCTGGAGGCCCAGATCCAGAACATCACCACGTCGCCCATGTTCATGGAGAAGGTGTCGCTGGAGCCGTCCATGATGTACAACGTGACCGAACTCAACACCGTCACCCACCAAGACCACGG GGTTTCGACGTTCGGCAAAATGTCATACTTGCAGCCCATGGACACGCGTCAGTACCTCTACTGCCTGACCCCCAAACCGGAGTACGCCGAGAAGGCCGGTGTCATCAAGGGCGTCACTGTTATCGGGAAGTTGGACATCGTGTGGAAGACCaacttgggggagaggggacgCCTGCAGACCAGCCAACTCCAGAGGATG GCTCCAGGCTACGGAGACATCCGCCTGTCCATGGAGGTCATTCCCGACACGGTCAACCTGGAAGAACCGTTTGACATCAGATGTAAAATCACCAACTGCAG cGAAAGGACCATGGACCTTCTTGTGGACATGATCAACACGTCGTCCATCCACTGGTGCGGCGTGTCCGGCCGAGCTCTGGGCAAGCTAAGCCCTGGGGCGTCGCTTTCGCTGGACCTCACGCTGCTGGCGTCCGTCCAGGGTCTCCAG agTATTTCCGGTCTGAGGCTTACAGACTCGTTCCTGAAACGTACGTACGAGTACGACGACGTGGCTCAAGTATGCGTGGTTTGTCCGTCCTAG